In Liquorilactobacillus nagelii DSM 13675, the following proteins share a genomic window:
- a CDS encoding ClC family H(+)/Cl(-) exchange transporter yields MKNIDSHKLKTIGWSALIGLIVGLIVSCFRWLIEHALIGWKQLYHLAGSSWSWLLLVLVIFGIMTWLIGWIIGPEPHVKGSGIPEVELQLADELELKHPFSIIWRKFTAGVMAIGSGGLLGREGPSVQLGAAVGQSLAEKLKLDLPDWRMFVAAGAASGLSAAFSAPLAGTMFILEEVSHSFSPLLWLGSLSGALMADIVTERVFGLNPVLHITYTQSMPLKYYWILLFLGLILGLLGFLYQEATLKSGLLYIPFSKIPTKYHALVMFVCVLPFGIWFPEIIGGGNSLIILLTHVQWGVGMLLLVLIIRFVLSALSFGSGVPGGIFLPILTLGAVIGALYGMVLHVCGLLPLVYIPNLIIFAMAGYFAGISKAPFTAIILITEMVGSLSHLMPLAVVSLLAYLVIDLLGGAPIYESLAARIRLGQQLSNLTGHLDQFTFMVSPISDLTGKEVRAVNWPAEAILTRVTRDRRQTIAKGDFIIQPGDQLTILVDSCRMGEVKEFLLKQN; encoded by the coding sequence ATGAAAAACATTGATTCACACAAGTTAAAAACAATTGGTTGGAGCGCATTAATCGGTTTAATTGTCGGTTTAATCGTTAGTTGCTTTAGATGGTTGATTGAACATGCTCTAATTGGTTGGAAGCAGCTTTATCATCTAGCTGGCAGTTCATGGAGCTGGTTGTTACTGGTTTTAGTTATTTTTGGAATTATGACTTGGTTGATAGGTTGGATTATTGGTCCAGAACCACATGTTAAAGGATCAGGGATTCCAGAAGTTGAACTGCAACTAGCGGATGAATTGGAATTAAAACATCCTTTTTCAATTATTTGGCGTAAATTTACAGCGGGAGTTATGGCGATTGGTTCAGGGGGGTTACTTGGTCGAGAGGGTCCTTCTGTTCAATTAGGTGCAGCGGTTGGTCAGTCTTTGGCCGAAAAACTAAAATTAGATCTGCCAGACTGGCGCATGTTTGTTGCAGCAGGAGCTGCTTCCGGATTATCGGCTGCTTTTAGTGCACCTTTGGCAGGGACAATGTTTATTCTAGAAGAGGTTTCACACAGCTTTTCGCCCCTTTTATGGCTAGGATCATTAAGTGGAGCATTAATGGCAGATATAGTTACAGAACGAGTTTTTGGCTTGAATCCAGTTTTACATATTACTTACACTCAAAGCATGCCATTAAAGTACTATTGGATTTTATTGTTTTTAGGCTTAATTTTGGGCCTACTTGGCTTTCTTTATCAAGAAGCAACTTTAAAAAGTGGCTTGCTTTACATTCCTTTTAGCAAAATACCAACGAAATATCATGCTTTAGTCATGTTTGTGTGTGTGTTACCATTTGGCATTTGGTTTCCAGAAATAATTGGTGGGGGAAATTCATTAATTATTTTATTGACACATGTTCAGTGGGGAGTGGGCATGTTGTTATTGGTGTTAATTATTCGCTTTGTTTTATCAGCACTTTCCTTTGGTTCAGGTGTTCCAGGAGGAATCTTCTTGCCGATTTTGACTTTAGGTGCAGTAATTGGGGCTTTATATGGCATGGTCTTGCATGTTTGCGGTTTATTACCGTTAGTTTATATTCCAAATTTAATTATTTTTGCCATGGCAGGTTATTTTGCTGGAATTAGTAAAGCACCTTTTACCGCAATCATTTTAATCACTGAAATGGTTGGTTCACTGTCGCATTTAATGCCCTTAGCAGTTGTATCATTACTAGCCTATTTGGTAATTGACTTATTAGGTGGTGCTCCAATTTACGAATCATTAGCAGCTCGAATTCGTTTGGGACAACAGCTTTCAAATTTAACTGGTCACTTGGATCAATTTACATTTATGGTTTCACCAATCAGTGATTTAACTGGAAAAGAGGTTCGGGCAGTTAATTGGCCAGCTGAAGCTATTTTGACACGGGTAACCCGTGATCGACGGCAAACGATTGCTAAAGGGGACTTCATTATTCAGCCGGGAGATCAATTGACAATTTTGGTTGACAGCTGTCGGATGGGTGAAGTTAAGGAGTTTTTGTTGAAGCAAAATTAG
- a CDS encoding energy-coupling factor transporter transmembrane component T, with product MIKKHSLLNPAVMTVTMLGIGLPLSFSLSVKLNLLICLIAILYLAGCRVSLKTAIIVLLAAFPLALGSWWSFLVFGTGDRWHTAWIYGTRVYAYLLLGMTVTMTTSVKELLLSLEEHLHLSTTFVYGLLAAFNLLSRIKQAYRQIQYSALIRGQVYHLWQPGIYLRIILTALNWSGDLAEAMTSQGFSEGEQRTRMHHEPLPSWQWIIAGILILSYFWTAFFIRPW from the coding sequence GTGATTAAAAAGCACTCGTTATTAAATCCTGCGGTAATGACTGTCACCATGCTTGGAATTGGCCTGCCATTATCTTTTTCGCTTAGCGTTAAACTCAATCTTTTAATCTGCTTGATCGCTATCCTATATTTGGCTGGCTGCCGAGTCTCTTTGAAAACGGCCATCATCGTCTTATTAGCAGCCTTTCCATTAGCTTTGGGTAGTTGGTGGTCATTCTTAGTTTTTGGTACGGGTGACCGCTGGCACACCGCTTGGATCTATGGCACACGTGTTTACGCCTACCTGCTATTAGGAATGACTGTCACTATGACAACTAGTGTAAAAGAGCTCTTGCTTAGCTTAGAAGAACACTTGCATCTATCAACGACTTTTGTTTACGGCTTGTTAGCGGCCTTCAACTTACTTAGTCGAATTAAACAAGCATATCGGCAAATTCAATATTCAGCCTTAATTCGTGGACAAGTTTACCATTTATGGCAGCCGGGAATATACTTGCGAATCATTTTAACAGCACTCAACTGGTCAGGCGACTTAGCAGAAGCAATGACCTCACAAGGCTTTTCAGAAGGCGAGCAACGAACAAGAATGCACCATGAGCCATTACCATCTTGGCAGTGGATTATTGCTGGAATTTTAATTTTAAGTTATTTTTGGACTGCTTTTTTTATTCGACCTTGGTAA